A window of bacterium genomic DNA:
CTGAAGGGTCATGTTTTTCAGGAACTCCAGTTCGTTCACCTTGCGGTTCTTCCAGTAATGGTGCAGCGCGCAGGGCTTTTCTTCGCTGCAAATGCTGAGACCCAGAACGCAGTCGGATTCCTTCGTCTTGTGAAAATCATGCGGATTCACCGGACTTAAAGGTCCGTTTATCCGTTTAGCAAAGGGGGTGCCAACTCCCATCCTTAAGGAAGTGTGGGGTAATCCTGACAATTTGGCGGCTGAACTGACAAAGTTGCCGGTCAAATTCAATGTTGATCCGTTGTTGAAGACTAAGCCTTGAACTTCGATGAACCTTCCCGTTCTTCACAGCTAAAAATAGTCAATGTTCATTTGCAAACTTTGTGCTGTTTCATCTGCGACTTTGAGCAAGAATTCGTTGTCAACCGGAATGAGCGTGGAATCAGCCGGCTCGCGCTGAATTGTATAAATCTGCACCGCAGAAGGCTGGATCTCTTTCAAACAGTTTCTCCATAGCATCAGATCATCTGCTGAATCGTTCCAGCCTTTCACAAACATTGTTTGAAGGATCAATCGTTTAAATCTCTTCAAATCGTTTACGAATTCGTGGAACAAAAAGGGTACAAGAGGTTGATTGAATCTTAGCCACTTTTCCGGATCGCCCGAGTCAAACTTAACAATAGGTTCATCGACCATTTGCATTGCAGACCGTATTTTCAAATCTTTCGCACGATACCCGGTTGAAAGCAGCGCGATTCTTACAAAGGGGAAGTTTTTATCCCGCCAGGAAATGAGTTCAGGAATCAATCGATCAAACTGCGGATGCATCGTGGGCTCTCCATTACCAGAGATCGTCGTGTGAGTGATTCTGATTCCCCTCCTCTTTGCTTGAAGAAGTTGTTGATTCCACGCCCGGATGACATCAGCAGCTGATGGAAAAGCAAAACGCCCGTTTCGCAGTGGCGTGGTAAACCCGTACTGGCAATATACGCAGTCGAAAGAACAGAGTTTTCTGTCTGTTGGGAGCAGATTGATTCCAAGATCCCATCCAAATCTCCTGCTCCGGATGGGACCGTATATGATCCCCTTCTCTAACTGCATGAACAGTTCGTAAACAAGCTTTGTGCCAGGAATTCGAGTCGACGTGATTTCAGTATAGTCAGGAGAACATAGGGTGACGATATGTCCCATTGCCGACAGAAAGTCTCTCAACACAAAACCATGCATCGCCTAAGAATCTACTTGAGCCACTGGCATGAGGATTGCTCCTTACGCAAAAAAGCTCAGAAAGGAGAAAGGAATGCAAGAAACATTAACCATTTCAAAGTATTACGAAGAGGATCATTACAGGCTGGATGGATTATTCAAAAGCTTTCAAGAAAGG
This region includes:
- a CDS encoding radical SAM protein, with amino-acid sequence MQLEKGIIYGPIRSRRFGWDLGINLLPTDRKLCSFDCVYCQYGFTTPLRNGRFAFPSAADVIRAWNQQLLQAKRRGIRITHTTISGNGEPTMHPQFDRLIPELISWRDKNFPFVRIALLSTGYRAKDLKIRSAMQMVDEPIVKFDSGDPEKWLRFNQPLVPFLFHEFVNDLKRFKRLILQTMFVKGWNDSADDLMLWRNCLKEIQPSAVQIYTIQREPADSTLIPVDNEFLLKVADETAQSLQMNIDYF